The following proteins come from a genomic window of Ictalurus furcatus strain D&B chromosome 14, Billie_1.0, whole genome shotgun sequence:
- the islr2 gene encoding immunoglobulin superfamily containing leucine-rich repeat protein 2 isoform X2 has translation MASRYLMLLALGTAVITLAVTVQCCPKQCSCSDKNPHHFVDCAYKELQLVPEGLPSNVTTLSLSANKIKVLKSQSFVNVTQATSLWLAHNEIVTIERNALAPMFQLRNLDLSHNKIVNFPWEDLANLTALQLLKMNNNEMVSLPKDAFTNLKDLRSVRINNNKFTTIAEGTFDALISMSHLQIYNNPFTCSCKLEWMRDWITKSKSKISIPEQNNIRCEAPSHLKGLEVTQMPKLVCQAPTVTITHQPNIENTEIHEGYMVILHCEVKGSPKPDVEWEVFAGNQLLTFPLPLVVENSEVPINGAPSNTRFLIFQNGTLTIPHMSKKENGNYSCSATNSMGKAENTVKLAMTVTKIESTNSVLDTKGIGPTNNNSGPKDPNNNVWPINEKPKILSTGTSSINTKKVPVNTDTLPFTSKCGISHGTQYISNHAFNLSLDDLKQYTFDFGVIALEVSETEAKVQLNPLQMANAKSNLHLNQLQDLETVDKEPFTLYQSSSRKSPIDMLYVCVSTGNGHSVVQWSKIEDGVNTYRFQGLRPGTNYTLCLTYGGQDCQVQVVFTTRKKIPSLLIIVVVSIFLLALATVPLLGATCCHLLYKYQGKTYKLIMKTQNADQMEKHISTDFDPRASFVGSEKNFNASELGEGDAEADVEEGEGEGEEVEGSVVTESIPESQSKTQEEFEVGSEYSDRLPLGAEAVNISEEINGNYKELR, from the coding sequence ATGGCGAGCAGGTACTTGATGCTCCTCGCCTTGGGGACTGCAGTGATTACCCTTGCAGTGACTGTGCAGTGCTGTCCTAAGCAGTGTAGTTGCTCAGATAAAAACCCCCATCACTTTGTGGACTGTGCTTACAAAGAACTTCAGCTGGTACCTGAGGGCTTGCCATCCAATGTGACCACTCTGAGCCTTTcagcaaacaaaataaaagtgttGAAATCCCAAAGTTTTGTAAATGTGACCCAGGCTACATCTCTCTGGCTGGCCCACAATGAAATTGTCACCATTGAGAGAAACGCACTAGCACCAATGTTCCAGTTAAGGAATCTGGACCTAAGTCATAATAAAATAGTAAATTTCCCATGGGAGGACCTCGCTAACCTGACTGCTCTGCAGCTGctgaaaatgaataacaatGAGATGGTCAGTCTGCCTAAGGACGCTTTCACCAACTTGAAAGATCTGCGTTCAGTTCgcatcaacaacaacaagttTACTACCATTGCAGAAGGAACTTTTGATGCCCTTATCTCCATGTCGCACCTACAAATTTACAACAATCCTTTCACCTGTTCTTGCAAACTGGAGTGGATGAGGGATTGGATcactaaatctaaatctaaaattTCCATTCCTGAGCAGAACAATATCAGATGTGAGGCACCTTCCCATTTAAAAGGTTTAGAGGTCACTCAAATGCCAAAACTGGTATGTCAGGCTCCAACGGTTACCATAACCCATCAGCCTAACATTGAAAACACAGAAATTCATGAGGGGTACATGGTCATCTTACACTGTGAAGTTAAAGGGAGCCCCAAACCTGATGTTGAGTGGGAAGTATTTGCAGGAAACCAACTATTAACATTCCCATTGCCCTTAGTTGTTGAAAATAGTGAGGTCCCTATTAACGGTGCACCCTCTAATACAAGATTCCTCATCTTTCAGAATGGAACTCTAACCATTCCtcatatgagcaaaaaagaaaaCGGAAACTATAGCTGTTCTGCTACTAATAGCATGGGCAAAGCTGAAAACACAGTGAAACTTGCAATGACTGTTACCAAAATAGAATCCACCAATTCTGTGCTAGACACAAAAGGTATTGGTCCAACTAACAATAACTCTGGCCCAAAGGACCCCAATAACAATGTATGGCCCATAAATGAGAAGCCCAAAATTCTTTCAACTGGAACATCATCCATTAATACTAAAAAAGTACCGGTTAATACTGATACTTTACCATTTACCAGTAAGTGTGGAATAAGTCATGGTACACAGTATATATCCAATCATGCATTTAACCTGAGCTTGGATGACCTTAAACAGTACACCTTTGACTTTGGTGTGATTGCTTTGGAGGTGTCAGAGACTGAGGCTAAAGTCCAGCTTAATCCTCTACAGATGGCAAATGCCAAATCAAACCTTCACCTCAACCAACTCCAAGACCTGGAAACTGTGGATAAGGAACCGTTCACTCTTTACCAGTCATCATCCAGAAAATCTCCCATTGACAtgctgtatgtttgtgtgagcACTGGCAATGGACATTCAGTTGTTCAGTGGTCCAAGATCGAGGACGGTGTCAATACATATCGTTTCCAAGGTTTACGTCCAGGCACTAATTACACTCTGTGCCTCACCTATGGAGGCCAGGACTGCCAGGTTCAAGTTGTATTTACGACAAGGAAGAAAATACCATCATTGCTTATCATAGTGGTGGTCAGCATTTTCTTACTGGCTCTGGCCACAGTGCCCTTGCTGGGAGCCACCTGCTGTCACTTGCTGTACAAGTATCAAGGGAAGACCTACAAACTGATTATGAAGACGCAGAATGCAGATCAGATGGAGAAGCACATATCAACAGATTTTGATCCGAGAGCCTCTTTTGTGGGATCTGAGAAAAACTTCAATGCAAGTGAGCTTGGTGAGGGAGACGCTGAAGCTGATGTGGAGGAAGGAGAAGGGGAAGGTGAGGAAGTCGAGGGCAGTGTGGTGACTGAGTCCATTCCTGAGTCGCAGTCCAAAACTCAGGAAGAGTTTGAAGTGGGCTCTGAGTATAGTGACAGGTTACCTTTAGGGGCTGAGGCAGTGAATATATCTGAGGAAATAAATGGCAATTATAAAGAGCTGCGCTAA
- the islr2 gene encoding immunoglobulin superfamily containing leucine-rich repeat protein 2 isoform X1, which produces MQVWKMASRYLMLLALGTAVITLAVTVQCCPKQCSCSDKNPHHFVDCAYKELQLVPEGLPSNVTTLSLSANKIKVLKSQSFVNVTQATSLWLAHNEIVTIERNALAPMFQLRNLDLSHNKIVNFPWEDLANLTALQLLKMNNNEMVSLPKDAFTNLKDLRSVRINNNKFTTIAEGTFDALISMSHLQIYNNPFTCSCKLEWMRDWITKSKSKISIPEQNNIRCEAPSHLKGLEVTQMPKLVCQAPTVTITHQPNIENTEIHEGYMVILHCEVKGSPKPDVEWEVFAGNQLLTFPLPLVVENSEVPINGAPSNTRFLIFQNGTLTIPHMSKKENGNYSCSATNSMGKAENTVKLAMTVTKIESTNSVLDTKGIGPTNNNSGPKDPNNNVWPINEKPKILSTGTSSINTKKVPVNTDTLPFTSKCGISHGTQYISNHAFNLSLDDLKQYTFDFGVIALEVSETEAKVQLNPLQMANAKSNLHLNQLQDLETVDKEPFTLYQSSSRKSPIDMLYVCVSTGNGHSVVQWSKIEDGVNTYRFQGLRPGTNYTLCLTYGGQDCQVQVVFTTRKKIPSLLIIVVVSIFLLALATVPLLGATCCHLLYKYQGKTYKLIMKTQNADQMEKHISTDFDPRASFVGSEKNFNASELGEGDAEADVEEGEGEGEEVEGSVVTESIPESQSKTQEEFEVGSEYSDRLPLGAEAVNISEEINGNYKELR; this is translated from the coding sequence TGCAGGTGTGGAAAATGGCGAGCAGGTACTTGATGCTCCTCGCCTTGGGGACTGCAGTGATTACCCTTGCAGTGACTGTGCAGTGCTGTCCTAAGCAGTGTAGTTGCTCAGATAAAAACCCCCATCACTTTGTGGACTGTGCTTACAAAGAACTTCAGCTGGTACCTGAGGGCTTGCCATCCAATGTGACCACTCTGAGCCTTTcagcaaacaaaataaaagtgttGAAATCCCAAAGTTTTGTAAATGTGACCCAGGCTACATCTCTCTGGCTGGCCCACAATGAAATTGTCACCATTGAGAGAAACGCACTAGCACCAATGTTCCAGTTAAGGAATCTGGACCTAAGTCATAATAAAATAGTAAATTTCCCATGGGAGGACCTCGCTAACCTGACTGCTCTGCAGCTGctgaaaatgaataacaatGAGATGGTCAGTCTGCCTAAGGACGCTTTCACCAACTTGAAAGATCTGCGTTCAGTTCgcatcaacaacaacaagttTACTACCATTGCAGAAGGAACTTTTGATGCCCTTATCTCCATGTCGCACCTACAAATTTACAACAATCCTTTCACCTGTTCTTGCAAACTGGAGTGGATGAGGGATTGGATcactaaatctaaatctaaaattTCCATTCCTGAGCAGAACAATATCAGATGTGAGGCACCTTCCCATTTAAAAGGTTTAGAGGTCACTCAAATGCCAAAACTGGTATGTCAGGCTCCAACGGTTACCATAACCCATCAGCCTAACATTGAAAACACAGAAATTCATGAGGGGTACATGGTCATCTTACACTGTGAAGTTAAAGGGAGCCCCAAACCTGATGTTGAGTGGGAAGTATTTGCAGGAAACCAACTATTAACATTCCCATTGCCCTTAGTTGTTGAAAATAGTGAGGTCCCTATTAACGGTGCACCCTCTAATACAAGATTCCTCATCTTTCAGAATGGAACTCTAACCATTCCtcatatgagcaaaaaagaaaaCGGAAACTATAGCTGTTCTGCTACTAATAGCATGGGCAAAGCTGAAAACACAGTGAAACTTGCAATGACTGTTACCAAAATAGAATCCACCAATTCTGTGCTAGACACAAAAGGTATTGGTCCAACTAACAATAACTCTGGCCCAAAGGACCCCAATAACAATGTATGGCCCATAAATGAGAAGCCCAAAATTCTTTCAACTGGAACATCATCCATTAATACTAAAAAAGTACCGGTTAATACTGATACTTTACCATTTACCAGTAAGTGTGGAATAAGTCATGGTACACAGTATATATCCAATCATGCATTTAACCTGAGCTTGGATGACCTTAAACAGTACACCTTTGACTTTGGTGTGATTGCTTTGGAGGTGTCAGAGACTGAGGCTAAAGTCCAGCTTAATCCTCTACAGATGGCAAATGCCAAATCAAACCTTCACCTCAACCAACTCCAAGACCTGGAAACTGTGGATAAGGAACCGTTCACTCTTTACCAGTCATCATCCAGAAAATCTCCCATTGACAtgctgtatgtttgtgtgagcACTGGCAATGGACATTCAGTTGTTCAGTGGTCCAAGATCGAGGACGGTGTCAATACATATCGTTTCCAAGGTTTACGTCCAGGCACTAATTACACTCTGTGCCTCACCTATGGAGGCCAGGACTGCCAGGTTCAAGTTGTATTTACGACAAGGAAGAAAATACCATCATTGCTTATCATAGTGGTGGTCAGCATTTTCTTACTGGCTCTGGCCACAGTGCCCTTGCTGGGAGCCACCTGCTGTCACTTGCTGTACAAGTATCAAGGGAAGACCTACAAACTGATTATGAAGACGCAGAATGCAGATCAGATGGAGAAGCACATATCAACAGATTTTGATCCGAGAGCCTCTTTTGTGGGATCTGAGAAAAACTTCAATGCAAGTGAGCTTGGTGAGGGAGACGCTGAAGCTGATGTGGAGGAAGGAGAAGGGGAAGGTGAGGAAGTCGAGGGCAGTGTGGTGACTGAGTCCATTCCTGAGTCGCAGTCCAAAACTCAGGAAGAGTTTGAAGTGGGCTCTGAGTATAGTGACAGGTTACCTTTAGGGGCTGAGGCAGTGAATATATCTGAGGAAATAAATGGCAATTATAAAGAGCTGCGCTAA